Proteins from one Sabethes cyaneus chromosome 2, idSabCyanKW18_F2, whole genome shotgun sequence genomic window:
- the LOC128735876 gene encoding uncharacterized protein LOC128735876 has protein sequence MEAPYPPDTVAQSAVIRLRHRPGPVFGAGDGVFQPAISGKYNCLSEQSVPDECFFYVQNVRGLRTKIDELFLSTTESEYDAIFLTETGLDDRINSLQLFGSSFNVFRCDRNPENSNKTTFGGVLIAIAQRHPSTIVRTMNGNRLEQVCVSTTIRGRKLLLCCIYVPPERARVADVINSHISSIGELCDACSERGSVIVCGDYNQPRIEWEPTDSAIQNISTSQLPCASAALIDGMNFLNLSQVNTHRNHLRRMLDLVFCSSDCSLTVDSCITPLLPVDPHHPPLVLSMPVHNNSAVADGMEVQRRELNYKKIDFAALTEYLLDTDWSVLFDCDDVNEMATRFCSIISQWLSSNLPFVKRQTGPAWCTASLRKLKRKRSSGQRAHRRWRTPSTRQHFKHVSDNYRRLNALLYKSHVLRVQCDLRKEPKRFWNFVNSKRKSSSAPKNVCYDVFAVDTASDNAAEIAAAHVPTDLVDLSLFTITADMVIVATKKLKRSFSAGPDGIPAVVLSRCVEVLANPLSLIFNKSFEQVKFPDIWKQSFMFPVYKSGDRHDVRNYRGITSLSAASKLFEIIVSGVILSRTKNYISAVQHGFMPGRSVCTNLLEFTTTCITQMEGKKQVDVIYTDLKAAFDRIDHGILLRKLSRLGASQKMIEWLNSYLSGRVLRVKLGPSISSMFSNKSGVPQGSNMGPLLFLLFFNDVALLLESGSKLNIPINVNVNVNVPNEVTLDSFDPVDRDSVIGRPYKRPIFKDTAYNRTVERL, from the exons ATGGAAGCCCCTTATCCCCCCGACACAGTCGCGCAATCTGCTGTCATCCGCCTTCGTcatcgtcccggtcctgtgttcGGCGCGGGAGACGGGGTCTTCCAGCCTGCCATATCAGGCAAGTATAATTGTTTATCCGAGCAATCGGTACCTGACGAATGTTTTTTCTATGTTCAAAATGTGCGCGGCCTGAGAACTAAAATTGACGAGTTGTTTCTTTCGACAACCGAGAGTGAATACGACGCTATCTTTCTGACTGAGACTGGACTTGACGACCGCATCAACTCTTTGCAACTATTTGGCTCATCATTTAACGTGTTCCGCTGCGACCGCAACCCAGAGAACAGCAATAAAACTACTTTCGGTGGAGTTTTGATTGCCATCGCACAGCGTCATCCAAGTACAATCGTTCGCACAATGAATGGCAATCGCTTGGAGCAGGTATGCGTAAGTACTACTATCCGTGGTAGAAAGCTTCTGCTCTGTTGTATTTACGTACCACCAGAAAGAGCTCGAGTAGCTGACGTCATCAATTCACACATCTCATCCATCGGCGAGCTATGTGATGCTTGCTCTGAGCGTGGTAGTGTTATAGTTTGTGGCGACTATAATCAGCCGCGCATTGAGTGGGAACCAACCGATAGTGCGATTCAGAATATCTCCACTTCCCAGTTGCCATGTGCCAGTGCGGCACTGATCGATGGAATGAACTTTTTAAATCTCTCCCAAGTTAACACGCACCGAAATCATCTTAGACGCATGCTGGACCTTGTTTTTTGTTCTTCGGATTGCTCACTTACGGTCGATAGCTGTATCACACCGCTTCTTCCCGTCGACCCGCATCATCCGCCACTTGTATTATCAATGCCCGTTCATAACAATAGTGCCGTCGCTGATGGTATGGAAGTCCAAAGAAGggaattaaattataaaaaaattgatttcgccGCATTGACTGAATACTTGTTGGACACTGATTGGAGCGTTTTATTCGATTGCGATGATGTGAATGAAATGGCTACACGTTTCTGCAGTATTATATCTCAGTGGTTGAGCTCGAATCTACCGTTTGTGAAACGGCAAACCGGCCCAGCTTGGTGCACAGCTAGTCTTCGAAAATTGAAGCGTAAACGTAGTAGCGGTCAACGTGCTCATCGCCGTTGGAGAACACCTTCGACTCGACAACATTTTAAGCATGTTAGTGATAATTACCGCCGCCTGAATGCTCTGCTGTACAAATCGCATGTACTGCGTGTGCAATGTGATCTTCGGAAGGAACCGAAAAGATTCTGGAATTTCGTTAATTCCAAAAGAAAAAGCTCGTCTGCCCCTAAAAATGTGTGTTATGACG TTTTCGCTGTCGATACGGCCTCTGATAATGCTGCTGAAATTGCTGCTGCGCATGTTCCGACCGACTTGGTGGATTTGAGCTTATTTACTATTACTGCCGATATGGTGATAGTTgctaccaaaaagttaaaacgtTCCTTCTCTGCTGGGCCGGATGGTATTCCAGCGGTGGTATTGAGTCGTTGCGTTGAAGTATTGGCTAACCCGTTAAGCttaatattcaacaaatctttcGAGCAAGTAAAATTTCCTGACATTTGGAAGCAatcgtttatgtttccagtTTATAAATCTGGCGACCGTCATGATGTTAGGAATTATCGCGGGATCACCAGTCTTTCTGCGGCatctaaattgtttgaaataattgtaagtGGTGTAATACTATCCCGCACTAAGAATTACATTTCAGCTGTTCAACACGGTTTCATGCCTGGTCGGTCCGTTTGTACTAATTTACTGGAGTTTACTACGACGTGTATTACGCAAATGGAAGGCAAAAAACAAGTAGATGTCATCTATACTGATCTGAAAGCGGCTTTTGATAGAATTGACCACGGGATACTTTTACGGAAACTATCTCGCCTCGGTGCTTCCCAAAAAATGATTGAATGGCTAAACTCATACCTCAGCGGTAGAGTATTACGTGTGAAACTCGGACCCAGTATTTCCTCGATGTTTTCCAATAAATCTGGagtgcctcaaggcagcaacatggggcCTTTGCTTTTTCTACTGTTCTTCAACGATGTGGCGTTACTACTGGAATCCGGCAGCAA ATTAAATATCccaataaatgtaaatgtaaatgtaaatgtaccGAACGAagtgacgctggattcgttcgatcCGGTTGATAGGGACAGCGTGATAGGGCGCCCATACAAGCGCCCCATATTCAAGGATACTGCGTACAACCGCACAGTAGAGAGACTTTAA
- the LOC128735877 gene encoding uncharacterized protein LOC128735877, with product MAKKHCGECKHEINDLEPIFCGFCETYFHISQNCCGINTRGWMECLLQGKLLFVCAACRANLNGRSVRSYIDATLHSHEKQLPDLACLPSQVQQLSDVVAALSKKIDDFSARPKRVSNTPLSCDTPIEPAIRVKRRRVDRMPNIREKVNCGTKPIDLSDLSVPSIAPPARPKKFWLYLSGLNPSLTDSDVQKIVLRCLNISDPVDAIRLVPKGKDTSNMTFVSFKVGLDPDTKTIALDPSTWPTGLLFREFIDVPKNPSRHTLKPAAPRRMSLSSDASTPR from the coding sequence ATGGCCAAAAAGCACTGCGGAGAATGTAAACACGAGATCAACGATCTCGAACCAATTTTCTGTGGCTTTTGCGAGACATATTTCCACATTAGCCAAAACTGTTGTGGAATAAATACTCGCGGATGGATGGAATGCCTTCTCCAGGGTAAACTTTTATTCGTTTGTGCTGCGTGTAGAGCCAACTTGAACGGCCGAAGTGTTCGTAGCTATATAGATGCCACTCTGCATAGCCATGAGAAACAGTTACCCGATCTCGCCTGCCTACCGTCGCAAGTTCAGCAGCTATCGGATGTGGTTGCCGCATTAAGCAAAAAAATCGACGATTTTTCTGCTAGACCGAAGCGAGTATCGAATACACCGTTATCTTGTGACACTCCGATCGAGCCTGCCATCAGAGTAAAACGTCGTCGAGTGGATCGTATGCCAAATATTCGTGAAAAAGTGAActgcggcacaaagcctatTGACCTCAGCGATCTTTCTGTTCCTTCCATTGCGCCTCCCGCGCGGCCCAAAAAGTTTTGGCTGTATCTATCTGGTTTAAACCCATCGCTCACTGATAGTGATGtccaaaaaattgttttgcggtGTTTGAACATCTCTGATCCAGTTGATGCTATACGGCTTGTTCCTAAAGGCAAAGATACAAGCAATATGACTTTCGTATCATTTAAAGTTGGTCTCGACCCGGATACTAAAACTATTGCTTTGGACCCATCGACTTGGCCGACCGGCTTACTATTCCGTGAATTTATCGACGTTCCAAAAAACCCCAGTCGCCATACGTTGAAACCAGCAGCACCACGCAGAATGAGCCTTTCGTCAGATGCTTCCACCCCCCGCTAA